The following coding sequences are from one Chaetodon trifascialis isolate fChaTrf1 chromosome 24, fChaTrf1.hap1, whole genome shotgun sequence window:
- the LOC139327924 gene encoding chloride intracellular channel protein 6 isoform X1 yields MAQSDSCPNPDLSNGAIVHSPLGVCSDLDAQRGREDEEGEEEDEEVELAEEVGEDVLIMAGAGDGQAKGESSEHSEREEVRIIQAALLTNGEIREGEGGGERLEDNWEAGAEVEDEEHKMMDEQTREKDSEGDGGQELKDMETMIENPCHLSVLMEGEKGEEQILDSDEEDEEEVMACSDTELRDDKTSNGDNGLEEHQVVSSTDDVEDSTEDADKTQVLTPPTDGEASVEEPTIDVIPVTTGLNKQVSNQGNVCQTATSQTNQLTSDNEEKDNSESRRQEVEPINSNSTWQQRDCIETKVEDEGNEEIVKDAMSSCDDVLDVEGKANEVVEQPDVSFVASKEQSQAEVGIEETRMAGIKQKVLEEKEVRQVWVNTLTVTDGGGQSREEEGKTGDNVLREPLREEEDTEGGDLEMQEEETVQAENQDREDHPEPVQECEEEAPSDRRQDVDLDQVEEAFELEEGGEVEPEKPGPEVTSEEHEPTAEEGGDLQEHPSQVLKEAGTDWGENLKEQLRAEDEKGGDAEDEAVEGEVEMAEEPVTVLDDEIEEIEESQSTELEEQTPATITVPSEDTTFKTNDGEHQELQGEKAELLEDNDEKQIDEKTEKVDKDEKPKDDNVEVELDVNGRVKGLKQAMENGILSPETQPPRKEEWGTARVLSPRRKDNAWIKKDQPEEERAPEVKEWRKELRPVKKDIWEPERGRKEWTKKETTAEEKSPPRKEDWIKELKSVIKDESLPKKRDEQVKKKRVVLLEDGHSYFPQREEMNEKREEVKLISHRRVESPLPPVHRNNTTPQDQDYEISLYVKAGSDGESIGNCPFSQRLFMILWLKGVIFNVTTVDLKRKPADLQDLAPGTNPPFVTFNGEVKVDVNKIEEFLEEKLTPPRYPRLAPRHPEANTAGIDVFAKFSAYIKNPRKDTNDALEKALMKSLRRLDDFLRTPLPEEIDADASGDLPESTRSFLDGSELTLADCNLLPKLHILKVVAKKYRGFQIPAEMTGVWRYLNCAYQREEFTSTCPAEREIQFAYLDVAKRIK; encoded by the exons ATGGCTCAGTCAGACTCCTGTCCAAACCCAGACCTGTCAAATGGGGCAATTGTCCACAGCCCACTAGGTGTTTGCTCAGACCTGGATgcccagagaggaagagaggatgaggagggagaagaggaagatgaggaggtggaACTAGCTGAGGAGGTAGGGGAGGATGTTTTGATCATGGCTGGGGCAGGAGATGGGCAAGCCAAAGGAGAAAGCAGCGAGCACAGTGaaagggaggaggtgaggattATCCAAGCTGCCCTGTTAACAAATGGAGAAAtaagagagggtgagggaggaggtgaaagacTGGAGGACAACTGGGAAGCAGGAGCAgaagtggaggatgaggagcacaaaatgatggatgaacagacaagagagaaagacagtgaAGGCGATGGAGGGCAAGAGTTAAAAGACATGGAGACAATGATTGAAAACCCATGTCACCTTTCAGTGTTGATGGAGGGTGAGAAAGGTGAAGAGCAGATATTAGACAgcgatgaagaagatgaagaagaggtgATGGCATGTTCAGACACAGAGCTCAGGGATGATAAGACCAGTAACGGAGACAATGGCTTAGAGGAACATCAGGTAGTGTCCAGTACCGATGATGTAGAGGACTCTACCGAGGacgcagacaaaacacaagtccttACTCCACCCACTGATGGAGAGGCAAGCGTTGAGGAGCCAACAATAGATGTGATCCCTGTTACAACGGGACTGAATAAACAAGTCAGCAATCAAGGCAATGTGTGCCAAACCGCAACCAGTCAGACCAACCAGTTAACCAGTGACAATGAAGAGAAGGACAACTCAGAATCCAGAAGACAGGAAGTTGAGCCCATTAATAGTAACAGCACATGGCAACAGAGGGACTGTATAGAGACGAAGGTGGAGGATGAGGGAAATGAGGAGATCGTAAAAGATGCCATGTCCTCCTGTGATGATGTTCTAGACGTAGAGGGGAAAGCAAATGAGGTGGTAGAGCAACCAGACGTGTCCTTTGTCGCCTCTAAAGAACAGTCGCAGGCAGAGGTAGGGATTGAGGAAACAAGGATGGCAGGGATCAAACAGAAGGTGCTAGAGGAAAAGGAGGTGCGACAGGTTTGGGTTAATACTCTAACAGTGACGGATgggggaggacagagcagagaagaggagggtaAGACAGGTGATAATGTCCTTAGAGAGCCATTGCGTGAGGAAGAGGACACAGAAGGAGGTGATCTAGAAATGCAAGAAGAGGAGACGGTTCAAGCTGAAAACCAGGACAGGGAAGATCACCCAGAACCGGTACaggagtgtgaggaggaggcGCCTTCAGACAGGCGGCAAGATGTGGATTTGGACCAGGTGGAGGAGGCCTTTGAACTGGAGGAAGGGGGTGAAGTTGAACCTGAAAAGCCAGGACCTGAGGTCACATCAGAGGAGCATGAGcccacagcagaggagggaggtgatCTGCAAGAACATCCTTCGCAGGTCCTCAAAGAAGCAGGGACAGACTGGGGAGAAAACCTGAAGGAACAGCTAAGAGCAGAAGATGAGAAGGGAGGAGACGCAGAAGACGAAGCAgtggagggagaggtggagatgGCGGAAGAGCCGGTGACTGTTTTAGATGATGAGATCGAAGAGATAGAGGAAAGTCAGAGTACTGAACTTGAAGAACAAACGCCTGCCACCATTACAGTTCCTTCTGAAGACACCACATTCAAGACAAATGACGGAGAGCATCAAGAACTGCAAGGAGAGAAGGCTGAACTCCTTGAGGACAACGATGAGAAACAGATagatgaaaaaacagagaaggtAGATAAGGATGAGAAGCCAAAAGACGACAACGTAGAGGTAGAGCTGGACGTAAATGGAAGAGTTAAAGGACTGAAGCAAGCAATGGAGAACGGGATCCTGAGTCCTGAGACGCAGCCGCCCAGGAAGGAAGAATGGGGGACAGCAAGAGTGTTGTCACCCAGGAGAAAAGATAATGCCTGGATTAAAAAAGATCAACccgaagaggagagagcaccAGAAGTGAAAGAGTGGAGGAAAGAACTGAGGCCTGTGAAGAAAGACATCTGGGAACCTGAGAGGGGACGAAAAGAATGGACGAAGAAGGAAACGACGGCAGAAGAGAAAAGCCCGCCGAGGAAGGAGGACTGGATAAAGGAGCTGAAGTCGGTGATTAAAGACGAATCGCTGCCCAAAAAGAGGGATGAGCAGGTGAAGAAAAAGCGagtggtgctgctggaggatgGCCATTCGTATTTCCCCCAGCGGGAGGAgatgaatgaaaagagagaggaggtgaaactGATCTCCCATAGGAGGGTGGAGAGCCCTTTGCCCCCCGTGCACAGGAACAACACAACGCCCCAAGACCAGGACTACGAGATCTCCCTCTACGTCAAG gCGGGGAGTGATGGGGAGAGCATTGGTAACTGCCCATTCTCTCAGAGACTGTTTATGATCCTGTGGCTGAAAGGAGTCATCTTCAACGTCACCACCGTCGACCTCAAACG GAAGCCGGCTGACCTGCAGGACCTCGCCCCAGGAACCAACCCCCCCTTTGTGACCTTCAACGGTGAGGTCAAGGTCGATGTCAACAAGATCGAGGAGTTCCTGGAGGAGAAACTGACCCCACCGCG CTACCCCAGACTGGCTCCCAGGCATCCTGAAGCCAACACAGCGGGCATCGATGTGTTCGCCAAGTTCTCAGCGTACATCAAAAACCCACGGAAAGACACCAACGACG ccttaGAGAAAGCTTTGATGAAGTCTCTCCGGCGCCTTGATGACTTCCTGAGGACTCCCCTGCCTGAGGAGATTGACGCCGATGCCTCAGGAGACCTGCCCGAGTCCACCAGGAGCTTTCTCGACGGTTCTGAGCTCACCCTGGCGGACTGCAACCTGCTGCCTAAACTCCACATCCTTAAG gtCGTGGCCAAGAAATACCGTGGATTTCAGATTCCAGCGGAGATGACAGGAGTGTGGAGGTATTTAAACTGCGCCTATCAGAGGGAGGAGTTCACCAGCACCTGCCCCGCTGAGAGGGAGATCCAATTTGCCTACCTGGATGTTGCAAAACGAATCAAATAA
- the LOC139327924 gene encoding chloride intracellular channel protein 4 isoform X2 gives MSLYDIAVKTLGFPTIELFVKAGSDGESIGNCPFSQRLFMILWLKGVIFNVTTVDLKRKPADLQDLAPGTNPPFVTFNGEVKVDVNKIEEFLEEKLTPPRYPRLAPRHPEANTAGIDVFAKFSAYIKNPRKDTNDALEKALMKSLRRLDDFLRTPLPEEIDADASGDLPESTRSFLDGSELTLADCNLLPKLHILKVVAKKYRGFQIPAEMTGVWRYLNCAYQREEFTSTCPAEREIQFAYLDVAKRIK, from the exons ATGTCCCTGTATGACATCGCAGTTAAAACACTGGGCTTCCCAACTATTGAGCTGTTTGTAAAG gCGGGGAGTGATGGGGAGAGCATTGGTAACTGCCCATTCTCTCAGAGACTGTTTATGATCCTGTGGCTGAAAGGAGTCATCTTCAACGTCACCACCGTCGACCTCAAACG GAAGCCGGCTGACCTGCAGGACCTCGCCCCAGGAACCAACCCCCCCTTTGTGACCTTCAACGGTGAGGTCAAGGTCGATGTCAACAAGATCGAGGAGTTCCTGGAGGAGAAACTGACCCCACCGCG CTACCCCAGACTGGCTCCCAGGCATCCTGAAGCCAACACAGCGGGCATCGATGTGTTCGCCAAGTTCTCAGCGTACATCAAAAACCCACGGAAAGACACCAACGACG ccttaGAGAAAGCTTTGATGAAGTCTCTCCGGCGCCTTGATGACTTCCTGAGGACTCCCCTGCCTGAGGAGATTGACGCCGATGCCTCAGGAGACCTGCCCGAGTCCACCAGGAGCTTTCTCGACGGTTCTGAGCTCACCCTGGCGGACTGCAACCTGCTGCCTAAACTCCACATCCTTAAG gtCGTGGCCAAGAAATACCGTGGATTTCAGATTCCAGCGGAGATGACAGGAGTGTGGAGGTATTTAAACTGCGCCTATCAGAGGGAGGAGTTCACCAGCACCTGCCCCGCTGAGAGGGAGATCCAATTTGCCTACCTGGATGTTGCAAAACGAATCAAATAA